A single window of Syntrophus aciditrophicus SB DNA harbors:
- the oah gene encoding 6-oxocyclohex-1-ene-1-carbonyl-CoA hydratase, whose product MSLDWMPREHGLKNHSRHTEQWWGTEAPCTVYEKRPLKDPKGNVVPGLYSAWIRLNNPGQYNSYTTEMVKGVIAGFENSSTDREVVAVVFTGTGPNAFCTGGNTKEYSEYYSMRPEEYGSYMELFNNMVDSILMCKKPVICRVNGMRVAGGQEIGTATDITVSSDLAIFGQAGPRHGSAPVGGASDFLPWFLSIEDAMWNCVSCEMWSAYKMKAKNLISKALPVLKDDKGNWVRNPQVYTDTYVKDGEIVYGEPKTGEEAKQARAWVNEKLKNNDYDFSLIDAEVDRIVWVFANLFPGCLMKSIDGIRQKKKFWWDQIKNDHRYWLGTNMMGEAFLGFGAFNTKKITGKDTIDFIKNRQLIAEGALVDEAFMEQVLGKPLAK is encoded by the coding sequence ATGAGTTTAGATTGGATGCCAAGAGAACACGGGTTAAAGAATCACAGCCGACATACTGAACAGTGGTGGGGCACGGAAGCACCCTGCACCGTATACGAGAAGAGACCCTTGAAGGACCCCAAGGGTAATGTAGTTCCCGGCCTTTACAGCGCCTGGATCAGACTGAACAACCCGGGCCAGTACAATTCTTATACAACCGAGATGGTTAAAGGTGTTATCGCCGGTTTTGAGAATTCCTCCACCGACCGCGAAGTCGTTGCCGTCGTCTTCACCGGAACAGGTCCTAATGCCTTCTGTACAGGCGGCAACACGAAGGAATATTCCGAATATTACAGCATGAGACCGGAAGAATACGGCTCCTACATGGAACTGTTCAACAATATGGTGGACTCCATCCTGATGTGCAAAAAACCGGTCATCTGCCGCGTTAACGGCATGAGAGTGGCTGGTGGTCAGGAAATCGGCACTGCCACAGACATTACCGTTTCTTCCGACTTGGCCATTTTCGGTCAGGCCGGACCCCGCCACGGCTCAGCCCCCGTCGGCGGCGCCTCCGATTTTCTCCCCTGGTTCCTCAGCATTGAAGACGCCATGTGGAACTGCGTAAGCTGTGAAATGTGGTCTGCCTACAAGATGAAAGCCAAAAACCTCATCTCCAAGGCCCTTCCCGTGCTGAAGGACGACAAAGGCAACTGGGTAAGAAACCCCCAGGTCTATACCGACACCTATGTAAAAGACGGCGAGATCGTTTACGGCGAACCCAAGACCGGCGAAGAAGCCAAACAGGCACGTGCCTGGGTCAACGAGAAACTGAAGAACAACGATTACGATTTCTCCCTCATCGATGCCGAAGTCGACCGGATTGTCTGGGTTTTCGCAAATCTGTTCCCCGGCTGCCTGATGAAATCCATCGACGGCATCCGCCAGAAGAAGAAATTCTGGTGGGATCAGATCAAGAACGACCACCGTTACTGGCTCGGCACCAACATGATGGGCGAAGCCTTCCTGGGCTTCGGCGCATTCAACACGAAGAAGATCACCGGAAAAGACACGATCGACTTCATAAAGAATCGTCAGCTGATCGCGGAAGGCGCCCTGGTCGACGAAGCTTTCATGGAGCAGGTCCTCGGAAAACCGCTGGCAAAATAA
- a CDS encoding enoyl-CoA hydratase/isomerase family protein has protein sequence MGFNTILFEKKDKVATITLNVPNSNWLTIPMMKEINEALMDVKKDPTIQLLVFDHAGDKAFCDGVDVADHVPEKVDEMIDLFHGMFRNMAAMDVTSVCLVNGRSLGGGCELMAFCDIVIASEKAKIGQPEINLAVFPPVAAAWFPKIMGLKKAMELILTGKIISAKEAEAIGLVNVVLPVEGFREAAQKFMADFTSKSRPVAMWARRAIMAGLNLDFLQALKASEIIYMQGCMATEDANEGLASFLEKRKPVFKDK, from the coding sequence ATGGGATTCAACACTATTCTTTTTGAAAAGAAAGACAAAGTTGCCACAATTACACTGAATGTCCCCAATTCAAACTGGCTTACCATACCGATGATGAAAGAGATCAACGAAGCTCTGATGGATGTCAAGAAGGATCCGACCATTCAGCTTCTCGTTTTCGATCATGCCGGTGATAAAGCCTTCTGTGACGGTGTCGATGTTGCCGATCACGTCCCCGAAAAAGTGGACGAGATGATCGACCTGTTCCACGGCATGTTCCGCAACATGGCCGCCATGGATGTGACCTCCGTATGCCTGGTCAACGGCCGTTCCCTAGGCGGCGGTTGCGAACTCATGGCCTTCTGCGACATCGTCATCGCCTCCGAGAAGGCCAAGATCGGGCAGCCCGAAATCAACCTTGCCGTCTTCCCGCCTGTGGCTGCGGCCTGGTTCCCCAAGATTATGGGTCTTAAAAAGGCAATGGAACTGATCCTCACCGGAAAGATCATTTCGGCGAAAGAAGCGGAAGCCATTGGGCTGGTCAATGTCGTACTCCCGGTGGAAGGTTTCAGGGAAGCCGCACAGAAATTCATGGCTGATTTCACCAGCAAGAGCAGACCCGTTGCGATGTGGGCCCGTCGCGCCATCATGGCCGGCCTTAATTTGGATTTCCTCCAGGCCCTTAAAGCATCGGAAATTATCTACATGCAGGGTTGCATGGCGACTGAAGATGCAAATGAAGGACTTGCCTCATTCCTGGAAAAGAGAAAACCGGTGTTCAAGGACAAATAA
- a CDS encoding M24 family metallopeptidase, translating into MIYTPKEEIINRTDKLRTLMGRASLDGAFFHYKIDYFYLSGTMQDAFLYVPLNGEPKLFVRREMRRARRESPLSDLIPLRSLETVKAHIGNPRRVGFQLDVMPYNFVMRFQKLLGDVELVDVSPLIIDLRKIKSPFEVGLMDKAAAIAGKVYEKIPEVLREGMTEIELGGILEAYAKTLGHEGLLRTRSLIFEAYTWHILSGKTGSIVSQMNSPLGGLGMSPAFPVGASRKKIRRGEPIMIDFGICYHGYQVDETRMFAIGHMPERFADAYEACREIHYRVLDKALEGVSCSELFQYSVELADRMGYGDYYLGYTPHKVNFLAHGIGIEISEPPFIAAKMDYPLLEGMTLAIEPKMVFPRQGACGIENTVLIEKDRYRVLTRMDEKIIVVD; encoded by the coding sequence ATGATTTATACTCCGAAAGAAGAGATTATAAACAGGACGGATAAATTAAGGACTTTAATGGGGAGGGCCTCACTCGATGGGGCCTTCTTCCATTATAAGATCGATTATTTTTACCTCTCAGGAACCATGCAGGACGCCTTTCTCTATGTTCCGCTCAACGGTGAGCCCAAGCTCTTCGTCCGGCGGGAGATGCGTCGGGCACGGCGGGAATCGCCCCTTTCCGACCTGATCCCCCTTCGATCCCTTGAGACCGTCAAGGCCCATATCGGCAACCCGCGGAGAGTTGGTTTTCAGCTTGATGTGATGCCATACAATTTTGTCATGCGTTTTCAAAAGCTTTTGGGGGATGTTGAACTGGTGGATGTTTCACCGCTGATCATTGACCTCCGAAAGATCAAGAGCCCCTTTGAAGTCGGGTTGATGGATAAGGCGGCGGCCATTGCCGGGAAGGTTTACGAAAAAATCCCCGAAGTGCTCCGGGAAGGGATGACTGAGATTGAGCTCGGCGGGATACTGGAAGCCTATGCCAAGACCCTCGGGCATGAAGGACTGCTGCGCACACGATCCCTGATTTTCGAGGCCTATACCTGGCATATTCTGAGTGGGAAGACGGGAAGCATCGTCAGTCAGATGAATTCCCCCCTGGGTGGCCTGGGCATGTCGCCGGCCTTTCCCGTCGGGGCCAGCCGCAAGAAAATCCGGAGGGGAGAGCCGATCATGATCGATTTCGGCATCTGTTATCACGGGTATCAGGTGGATGAGACCCGCATGTTTGCCATCGGCCATATGCCGGAACGTTTTGCCGATGCCTATGAAGCCTGCCGGGAGATCCATTACCGGGTGCTGGATAAAGCTCTGGAAGGCGTTTCCTGCTCAGAACTTTTTCAGTATTCCGTGGAGCTTGCCGACAGGATGGGATATGGCGATTATTATCTCGGTTACACTCCGCACAAAGTCAATTTTCTGGCTCACGGAATCGGTATAGAGATTTCTGAACCCCCTTTCATTGCTGCAAAGATGGATTACCCCCTGTTAGAAGGGATGACGCTGGCGATTGAACCCAAGATGGTCTTTCCGCGACAGGGCGCCTGCGGTATCGAGAATACGGTTTTGATCGAGAAAGACCGGTATCGCGTGCTCACCCGGATGGATGAAAAGATTATCGTGGTCGATTGA
- a CDS encoding TIGR01212 family radical SAM protein (This family includes YhcC from E. coli K-12, an uncharacterized radical SAM protein.) codes for MSPTHTRSGSKRYHDLKTYWRNRFGCTVYKLPVDAGFTCPNRDGFLGTGGCIYCDGRGSRLRQEGPLPSVSEQIRRGREFYRNRKGAKKFIAYFQTFTNTYAPCGSLKRLYDEALAQEDVIGLSVGTRPDCVSDEVLGLLKDYARDRHVWLEFGLQSIHDKTLLRINREHTAAQFLDAVARAVDENLLICTHIILGLPGENHEDVMQTAATLASLPIQGIKIHLLLALEGTVLGEEYKKGQLTLWPREEYVQTVCDVLEILPPDMVIQRLTADGYQDIFLAPAWASNKMSVLNAIDRELERRNIRQGRLYRSDLNRPR; via the coding sequence GTGTCACCAACACATACAAGGAGCGGTTCAAAACGCTACCATGATTTAAAGACTTACTGGAGGAACCGTTTCGGCTGCACGGTTTATAAATTACCTGTGGATGCGGGATTCACCTGCCCGAACCGGGATGGTTTCCTGGGGACAGGGGGATGCATCTACTGTGATGGTCGGGGATCGCGACTTCGACAGGAAGGGCCGCTGCCCTCCGTCAGCGAACAGATCCGCCGGGGGAGGGAATTCTATCGTAACCGCAAGGGCGCAAAAAAATTTATCGCTTATTTCCAGACCTTCACAAACACTTACGCGCCCTGTGGCTCATTGAAAAGGCTCTATGACGAGGCCCTTGCACAGGAAGATGTCATCGGCCTTTCCGTAGGCACGCGACCCGACTGCGTATCGGATGAGGTGCTTGGTCTTTTGAAAGATTATGCCCGGGATCGCCATGTCTGGCTGGAATTCGGCCTGCAGTCGATCCATGACAAAACGCTGTTGCGTATTAACAGGGAACATACAGCAGCCCAGTTTTTAGATGCCGTCGCGCGGGCTGTCGACGAAAATCTTTTGATCTGCACGCATATTATCTTGGGATTGCCCGGTGAAAATCATGAAGATGTCATGCAAACCGCGGCTACTCTGGCGTCTCTGCCGATTCAGGGAATCAAGATTCATCTCCTGCTGGCTCTGGAAGGCACGGTTCTCGGGGAGGAGTACAAAAAAGGTCAGTTAACCCTGTGGCCACGGGAGGAGTATGTTCAGACCGTCTGCGATGTCCTGGAAATCCTGCCTCCGGACATGGTGATCCAGCGATTGACTGCCGACGGCTACCAGGACATCTTCCTGGCCCCGGCATGGGCTTCAAACAAGATGAGCGTCCTCAACGCCATTGACCGGGAGCTGGAGCGAAGGAATATCCGGCAAGGGCGCCTTTACAGGAGTGATCTCAATCGACCACGATAA